TTGGAGTGCAGCAGGAATGCCAAGGACTCCAAAACTCCTCAGCAGTGGTGGGGCAGCTAGAACAAAAtgcacaaaccaaaaccccctcagctctgctctgcattcGGGTGATTTGGGAGGGACAATGCTAAAAAGCTCTTTGATATCAAAAGTGGATTTAATCGGAAATCACCTTGTGTTCCTACTTATTTATTGGTGTAGGGCAGGACTGCATCCTGCAGAGCCCGCAGCAGAgctcccttctcccaggggcACCCTCAGCCAGCACCAACCACAGCTCATGAAAGGAACCTGCAAAAGGTCTTcctgaaaggagagaggaaatttTGGAGGTTTCCACGAGAAACTGAATAGATTTTGTTCAGATGAATCTATCCTAACTTTGTGCTTTCTTCCTTGAACAGGTCCCCATACCCAGAGGAGGAAcatgtccaacagcagctccatcatgGATTTCATTCTTTTGGCTTTCGCAGacacgcgggagctgcagctcttgcacttctggctcttcctgggcatctacctggctgccctcctgggcaacggcctcatcatcaccgccgtAGCCTGCGACCACcgcctccacacccccatgtacttcttcctcctcaacctctccctcctcgacctgggctccatctccaccactctccccaaagccatggccaattccctctgggacaccagggccatctcctaccAAGGGTGTGTGGcccagctctttttctttttcttctttatttctgctgagtattttcttctcactgtcatggcctatgaccgctacgttgccatctgcaaacccctgcactacgggaccctcctgggcagcagagcttgtgtccacatggcagcagctgcctggggcagtgggtttaTCAATTCTCTCCTGCACAcggccaatacattttcattacCACTCTGCAAGGGCAATGCcgtggaccagttcttctgtgaaatcccccagatcctcaagctctcctgctcacactCCGAATTCAGGGAAGTTGGATTTCTTGTGTTTAGTGCCTGTTTAGCAATTGGGTGTTTTGCTTCCAtcgtgctgtcctatgtgcagatcttcagggctgtgctgaggatcccctctgagcagcgacggcacaaagccttttccacgtgcctccctcacctggccgtGGTCTCCATGTATATCAGCACTGGCatgtttgcctacctgaagTGCCACTCCATCTCCTTCCCTGGTCTGAACCTGGTGGTGGCAGtgctgtactcggtggtgcctccagcagtgaaccccctcatctacagcatgaggaaccaggagctcaaggatgccctaTGGAAACTGGCCACATGGATGCTTACCAACAATAACCTGCCTCCCCTTCTCTTCACATTTTTCCGTGTTTATCTTAGGCCATgagtctgctttttttcttttgtgataaCCCTACTTCTGTAGAATTTTCTCGGTTTATGCTAGTTCTTTTGAGGCTTGATCCTGTTGTGGCTCACCCTCACACTACACTGTGTCAAATATGACCTGTCCAAGAGCAGCTCTTCAATAAAAGGTCATCTCCCAAGAGCAGTGCTTGGAGCCTGGGCTGTCCTCCAAAGTCACTGCCAATAAAATGTCCAAAGAATTGGTCTTTTAGAGagtctcttctccttctgttcTCAATGTTTTTGGGGTAAAGCTCATCGTACATTTGGGTTCCATTGGACCaaatgttctggttttaaaGGCTCTTCTTGGTGTCCAGTGGCAGTGGAGTTGGTGCCTGAGCTCCCCTTTATCTCCTCAGGCTGCTTCATGAATGTCAGGACTCATGGCATTTAGCAGACTCTCTGGAAATTAATTTGGAGGGGTCAGGAGAGGACGGGCACCAGCCATGTGCCCTGGGGTCAGGAGTCAATGGAGACACAGAAGGTGAAACACCCTCAGAGGTGAAGTCCCCTAAAAGCAGAGCACTAAATTGAGGTATCCACGAACAAGAACTCTGCAGTGCCATGGGAGTCAGTGGGGAGccagcaggcacagggagggaagACTGGAGAGGTGCAGGAGCTGCCTGAGCACCCCCAGGGCCAGGACTGTTGTGCTGCCCTGGGGAGTGGGGctggtgggagcagaggagggggcAAATTCGGTCAGGGTTGGGGATCACCGACAATATGAATTCAGGAGAGCCAGAGAGTGCCTAGCCTCTGTTTCCACATTCTCTTGAGGGCAGCACAAGCCCTGGGGCTGATGGGGAGGCTGAgacccctctctgccccccaggacctgctgtgcccttcagagggTCTTGGGGCTGTGGGGTCagtgcccagagctctgcagcgACTGTGGTGGGCACTGCCGTGGGGTCAGCCCAGACTGGTCTGCTGTGCTTGGTATgactggggagagggcaggggtTGTGGGGAGAGTTGGGGTGGGACTGAGGtgggctgggaagagcctgggaGAGGAAAACGCCAGTGTAGAGCTCAGCTGAGTGAGTgtgcagggtgggggcacaCAGCAGTGTGCTCACCGTGCAGAGCCAGGTGTCATGGTGAAGGAAGCAAGGCACCAAAGGTGCGGAAGAGAGGGGCCTCATCTGTGCCACGTTCCCTGGACACCTTGGGGAAGCTGCCCCAGCAAAATTGTACCAGATCGATCCCACACACTGGCCATTTCCTTGTCTGGTCATACACCCCAGCCCTGTCGAGGGACCTTATCTGCATGGTCATCTCTGTCCTCCTCTGGGGCTCAGTGATACCCAACTCCACTGCCATTCTTAATAAAAAGGGAACCAGTTTCCTACTGACACTCGTTACACACAAGTCTCAGAGCTCTTGCCACAGCTGGTCTCTCAGCCAAGCCCATTCTCAGACAGCCCCAGCTAGGCCAGGTGCTCATGGCCTTGTCCTGACAAATACTGAACATCTCCATGGATTGACATCCCACCAACTAGCCTGGGTCCTTCCTTCAGTGTTTTGCTCTGAAGTATTTCTCAAAAGCCAGCTCTCTCGGCCTCTCCTTGTCCAAAATGTGCTCCAGGCCCCAGCCATCCTTCTGGCCTCTGCAGGATTCGCTCCAGTCTGTCAGGGTCTTTCTTGTGCAGGGAAGCCTCAATCTGGATGCAGCACTCCTGATGCGGTCCTGCGGTGGGTTGTTGCTAGCAGCAGCCACCGCAGTACCCAGAGGCTCAGTCATTCTCCTGACTCAAAAGGgcaatggaagaaagaaaataaaccagaaatgctCACAATTCCTCCCAGGCTCAAACTCCTCCATTGTTCTCAATTCATCTACCCGGCCCAAGCCCAAGAGGCACAGGGGGGATGGTGAAGAGGGGGTTAACAGTCAGTACAGAACatctctgcccctccttccaCCTCACACTT
The genomic region above belongs to Gavia stellata isolate bGavSte3 unplaced genomic scaffold, bGavSte3.hap2 HAP2_SCAFFOLD_59, whole genome shotgun sequence and contains:
- the LOC132321335 gene encoding olfactory receptor 14J1-like, which gives rise to MSNSSSIMDFILLAFADTRELQLLHFWLFLGIYLAALLGNGLIITAVACDHRLHTPMYFFLLNLSLLDLGSISTTLPKAMANSLWDTRAISYQGCVAQLFFFFFFISAEYFLLTVMAYDRYVAICKPLHYGTLLGSRACVHMAAAAWGSGFINSLLHTANTFSLPLCKGNAVDQFFCEIPQILKLSCSHSEFREVGFLVFSACLAIGCFASIVLSYVQIFRAVLRIPSEQRRHKAFSTCLPHLAVVSMYISTGMFAYLKCHSISFPGLNLVVAVLYSVVPPAVNPLIYSMRNQELKDALWKLATWMLTNNNLPPLLFTFFRVYLRP